A region of the Oceanihabitans sp. IOP_32 genome:
TGCAACATGATAATTACAGATACCCACACCCATTTATACAGCGAAGCCTTTAGTGAAGACAGAGACGATATGATGAGTCGAGCCATAAAACAAGGCGTTAAACGCTTTTTTATTCCGGCTATAGATTCTTCATATACAACAGCGATGTTGCAACTTGAAAAAGACTACCCTGAGTATGTGTTTTTAATGACGGGGTTACACCCTACAAGTGTAAAAGCTAATTATAAAGATGAACTTAAGCATGTTGAAGATTTACTGGCAAAACGCGATTTTTATGCCATTGGAGAGATAGGCATAGATTTGTATTGGGACACCTCAACTTTAGAGATTCAAAAAAAAGCCTTTAAGCATCAAATTCAGCTTGCAAAAAAACATAAACTCCCTATTGTTATTCATTGCCGCGAAGCGTTTAACGAAATATTTGAGGTTTTAGAAGAAGAGAAAAGCGAAGATTTATTTGGTATTTTCCATTGCTTCACTGGCACTTTAGAGCAAGCCCATCAAGCCCTATCGTATAATATGAAGCTGGGCATTGGTGGTGTGGTCACCTTTAAAAACGGTAAAATAGACCAATTCTTAAATCAAATCGATTTAAAA
Encoded here:
- a CDS encoding TatD family hydrolase, giving the protein MIITDTHTHLYSEAFSEDRDDMMSRAIKQGVKRFFIPAIDSSYTTAMLQLEKDYPEYVFLMTGLHPTSVKANYKDELKHVEDLLAKRDFYAIGEIGIDLYWDTSTLEIQKKAFKHQIQLAKKHKLPIVIHCREAFNEIFEVLEEEKSEDLFGIFHCFTGTLEQAHQALSYNMKLGIGGVVTFKNGKIDQFLNQIDLKHIVLETDSPYLAPVPYRGKRNESAYIIEVLEKLSLIYDTPKEVIAKITTENSKAIFNI